From Candidatus Tiamatella incendiivivens, a single genomic window includes:
- a CDS encoding DUF763 domain-containing protein: AIRALALISDLIYNVPSPDKDNVTHLIEPYKYTYAVGGKDGTPYPFDSSTAKKVMEILEYAVNEAKLDDKTKLEAMKRIRTVLPWWRRHGL; this comes from the coding sequence GCTATACGAGCATTGGCATTAATATCGGATCTAATTTATAATGTACCTTCTCCTGACAAAGATAATGTAACACATCTCATTGAGCCTTATAAGTACACTTATGCAGTAGGAGGAAAAGACGGTACACCTTATCCCTTCGATTCTAGTACTGCAAAAAAAGTTATGGAAATACTTGAGTATGCAGTAAATGAAGCGAAACTCGATGATAAAACTAAACTCGAGGCGATGAAAAGAATAAGAACAGTACTACCATGGTGGAGGAGGCATGGTCTATAA